DNA from Macrobrachium rosenbergii isolate ZJJX-2024 chromosome 13, ASM4041242v1, whole genome shotgun sequence:
TTTTGAGCCACTGTAGGGCTTTCTGGTATGAAGACATATCTGATAAACCTTGGCAACAAATGCAAACAGTAAGAATGCTAGAGACAGACTATGCACAGTTTGGAGAGACAGATAAGGAGAGTTGTGAGAACAAAGGGAGAGTCATGCATTGAATGGTTCTGGGCAGTGTGGCCCTAGTTTTCATCTGGTTACAGCTTCACTCACCAGACAGTTGGAAGCTTAAGAAAttctgaatatagaattttctattttgtattttttgtgggggtgggtgagccatagTCAGCCATGGATAAGGGGGACTACTGTATTAGGAGACAGATTAAGAATGTTGAGACATTCTTTGCAAATCAGTTTAGGAATTCTTCACAAGGAGTTGTAGTACAGGttggccatcactaatccggcatcattgggacctagagggtgccggattagccattttaccggattaaccatttattaggctagaatacacgaaacacagtagctaagcacctcatcctagaattaaaatatcccataaatcagtacaagttcgttaataaagaaaacacgattatcaaatacaggtagtgctcgagttacgataattcgacttacgatattttgagtttacgatgggttagcaattaataccgatacgaaaatatttaggaaatatttttagatttcacgcaggcgcaggcagcaagagagaccaacttcttttcctccatctctttattctatctggtagttaaaaaggtaaaagagaatgataaaagtattaatgattaaaaagccacaataatataattgataaattgtatattttaagacacaaaaaaacataaaaggggATAAAATAGGAGCTTTGGACGTTTGCGCAATGTCTctttggctgaagaggaccgttgcaaACAGCGTAAAGCTCCTCTGCTTTatccctttttgtatatttttgtcttaaaatatacaatttatcaattatattgtggctttaatcattattttcgatcacaatatagtgatgctccacagtgataaaagtattgttagtaacgttatactcttgcgtaaatgcgtacagccataaacaaccgaacaggaaactgttgttttgctaataatcgtccctgataacaactgttatgcttgtatttcaaccatcgtacggttaaacaattactgtagttacgttacaaatgacgttaagtactgcacaataggactgatatattttttacactataccctcattcgctttggagaaaagatcggcaaggaaatatactgctacagtaactttatgctgcaatttgtagctgaagctgagaagcAATGTTcgagctgctaatgactatagattatcgtgcatcggcaacatggatgaaacttgaccgtaaataaaattggagagaatgtattttaatcaaaactactgggcatgaaagaatacaaattactgttgttttcacgccaataaaagataaatacgtaaagctcgtgttatgatgaaatcaagaaaatagaaacggaatcttgattttttcttacacaaaacaaacatgcccccaaaacggccaggcGATTCCCATGAACGtcacatattaacgaaaaaaatagctaaattaatttcacaacaaaacgtatttaagttatatttcgatttaaaaacatttcgtataacgaaaaatatccttgtcccaaataaaaaaagtatctattcatttacgattactagaagcaagaaaagctgtctgaactgagttaaatgctgCGAAATAAACACAGCATTATCGAttccaaaacattgatcgcaatttataataaaaaagcaatatgagaatatacgcaattggatacaatgtagtaaagcataaatttttaaaatatccatgaaaaagatgcacattcgttatgttgatgtttgtataatactgttaatatgtgaatagagtttagtataatgtaggctaggccaccgtatatgtagcctatacgatataccatagcgtaggccaaaagacaataataaatgtaaaaaatggaacagtaAAAGCATGCCTGTGtgtacaaacacctccagtttgttttAGGCAGCACACCATGCGATTCAAATTGACGGTCAACCAGTGAGTTAGCTGAAAGcgaccgggaaatttgaaaattagtaaaaacagaaattactgtagctgaaatttgtgccagattactgattgttccggactactgattgccaggttagtgatggtcaacctgtattagCTTTTCACCAGAggtgaaaacaaatgaaacacttttgCTTTTATTGTGTAAAACATAGATTGTGTTTAACTTGATATACTGGCAAtgcatttcaaaactttttttaattgtttccttCTAGGTCTGTTTCCATATTTTGATCTCCCTAAAAGATAGAAAATTCACAGATGAAAAGTAGAGCTGCTGATattattagtaaattattttgaGTGTTCCCTTAGAAGGCCAGAGAAGAAataacattactgtactgtatttttgaattgcacaacttattaaaaaaaaaaattaagactaagTTCCatatgctttttttaattttaactctaTGTAATTGAAAATCTGTTATATGCCTCTACTATAATTGTTATAACAACTAACAACTGTACCTTTCCCTCAAAACAGTTTACTTTATACTGCGAGTTAAAGGGTAACAAACCTGATTACCGTCACGCAATGGGAGGAGAGGCAGCTCAGCAGTTCTATCAAGAATTTTTCACTCAGTTACAGAAGCAGTATAAACCAGAAATGATAAAAGGTATGTTTCTCTTATAATTAAGACAGTTTTAATGTGCTGGCTGTCATTTTTACACTGATGTATTGCATAGTCGTTGAACTAGTAATAGaaggtattttccatttttttattgccCAATTTGAATTCTACCAGTTATATAAGTATGAGCGAATTTAATGAATTATCGAAAGGGTAgctatttgaaaaatttttcttaatacatACACAAGATTATTGAAGttaatgttatttgtatatttaaaccACCTTTGCTTAACAAGAGCCTATCGCAGTTAATGTAGGAATTTGCCATATGGCCTGGACTAGGGATGCCATTCAGAACCACATGAAACAAGGTCAAGCTTTACAAAGCagttaatataattaaataatttaaccagacctCCACTCTGTAAGTAATCTAGTAAGTTTTAAGTTTTACTGGCTTAAGTAATAGATCAAAATCAGTAGTTCCCTATTGAAAATGGGTCAACACTCAAGAAGGGTTTAAGGGACTGAGCATAATCTCTCACCATTTTCTCATTCACTAGCCTTAACTGTGTTTATTACAGTTCTATTAATCATATTAGTGTCTATACAGCAGTCCCTCAGTGTTCACAGGTTTACCAGTCTTTTTGTCTGGCAAGTCAAAAGAGGAAGTCTCATTCATGCTTCCTTTAGATCTAATGGTGAATCTAAGACTCCCCAAATGCTGTAAACAGCTCCTAAGCTCTGCACTTGTGAAAACAGCTCCTAAGCTCTGCACTTGTGAAAACAGCTCCTAAGCTCTGCACTTGTGAAAACAGCTCCTAAGCTCTGCGCTTGTGAAAACAGCTCCTAAGCTCTGCGCTTGTGAACAATTCACTTCTCAATACTGTAAAGGCATTTTTGGTCACTTATCTGATTGAAAAGTTTCCCTACCCAAAGGTTTTATTAATCACCTTTATTCAGTCTCACAGTTGATTCTTCACCTGGAATTGACCAGGCGAGTTGGTCACAAGTTGTATTTTCCTTTGATTCAGTTCACCTGCTGTTTATCTGTTCCCGATGACAACTCATCCGTTCAGTGACCACCTTTTTACACCATTCTTGTGTCTTCAGCGCCTGCTTACTCTCTTGGATGTAACTAGGTTTTCAGCTCTTTCATGTGCCCACAACTTCTGTGTTCCTGTCAGCTCTTTCATGTGCACACAACTTCTGTGTTCCTGGCAACACCCTGGGGATCTTTAATCATTATGTGGTTTGGCACAAAGTTATTTTTGACATCTGCGGGTTCTACATTTACAATGCTTCCATGTCCTCTGGTGCCCTCTAATTTGCCAGTGTCTTGAGTGTCCATGACTCTACCCACTGTGTTCTAGCTCACAGCTCCTTGCTAGGTTGTGGTTCTGTAATGGAGCGTTCGCTGCTGCTACCCTTGaacccctcctccctcccaaaTAATTGTGAATGGCTTTCTCACTCCTTTGGACTCACACATTTGCAAAGCTCAGTTAGGGTTTCATCACTTTCCCCTTGATGGCATCCACAAGGCATACCTGAGATTTCCGAGTTGTCTGGGGATTGGGGTGCATGGCTTCCTTGCCAAACCAACCCTTTGAGATTCATGCTTCCTTCCTCAGTCTGTTCTTTCAGCTCTTAATTGCATTATGTCCTCCTTTGCTGGGTCTGTGCCTCTTTTCCCTGGTCTCAACTCCTTTAGGGGGAGTTGCTTTTTCTTTCCCTCCATTGACTTTCCAACTTAGTGCTACAGGATAAAGTTCAACCTGACCCTTTGATGTTAGTGGCATTGCAGGGGTCCATGCCATCACTGTGATGGTACGTTGTTTGAGCAAATAGTCAGATGTTCCTGTTGTCCCCAGGGTCCTTACTTTGGTTTTCTTGTTCCCTTGGGGAACCTGATCATTTGTAGTTGCCTCTATGGTTGTTACTTCTTTGCAGTTTCATAACATGGAAACAACTGAAGTGATTCCTTTATTCCAGCACCTCTTTTCCCTGGCTTTTTAAATAGTGTTGAAAACATCGATGTACCAACCAGGGTTGACTGTCTGTGGAGCTGggactgcttttttttatatttagccaGTCTTGGCTGCCTTTGCCCTTGGGAcaattaattataccttagtttaaccagaccactgagctgattaacagctctcctagggctggcccaaaggattagatttattttacatggctaagacccaattcgttacctagcaacgggacctacagcttattgtggaatccgaaccacagtatagcgagaaatgaatttctatcaccagaaataaattcctctaattcttcattggccggtcggagaatcgaacgcagggccatcagagtgctagctgagaatggtaccCACCAGTTCAATGAGGAACTGCCCTTGTGACACTTTCCAAGGCAGTGTATAACGGTTATGGCCTTCTGCTTCTCTTACAAGGACTTCTGTGATTATGAAAGGGCAAGGATtgtattttatcaaaatctttGCTGGAAGTATGGTCCAAAATTTGTTGTACCATGATTCATCTCATATCTTCCTATCATCAGTTCCTTCTTTTGGGGCGATTCCTTTCTCAGAGACCTGTAAAGTACCTGTGTCATGAATAAGGAGTTCCTGGCTGGCCCTGTTTGCATGCTTCTGGCCATCTGACTCCCTTGGTTCTGTTTTTAGCAGCTTGGGCTGTTCTCACCCTAATCTGGGAACAGCCGAGTTAGTGTTGCACCCTTTCTTGTTCAGCCATTGTATTCAGACTTCAAGGTTCTGGGTGGCTGTGAGGTTCGGATGATTCTCATCACTCCACTGAAGTTTTACTCGGTGTCCAACTCTGATGCGCACTGTTCAGTTACGATTTCTTCTTGGAAGAAATTTCCAAAATGCTAATTGTTTTTACAATCTCCACATTTTCTTCCTAGCTCCATTGGTTCTCTTCTCAGTGGTTTGGACTGTTCTCACATTCCAGTCCGGGGACAGTCTTGTTAATCTGTACCCTTCCCTATCCAGTTGGCACAGACAGATGAGGATGTTCTGGTGGCCTGGATGCTCAGATTATCTTACTGGGAAGAGAATTCTAAAGCAAATTGTTCCATCTTTTTTATACCCTTCATATTTGTATCATCTTCTGTGTTCATGTCAACACAGGTTTGTTTCCACAACAAGGGATATAGGCCTTCCTATATCCCAACTCTGTTCTTGTTATcagcaagaaaaattatgattttcagtaTAACTGCCTGAATGGATACCCTGGCCTGCCTCatgtttgttttgaaacaaattaaagtctctctccctccccttcacaACTGGGTCACTTCTTGGTAATCCTCTTGGCAACAAAAAACAGTGCATTTTGACCCCCACAAGAACAGCATCCTGAATCATCACTGACATGGTCAATCAAGAAAGTCTGTGCATGTTGGTAGTAAGAGTGGCTCtgtccattttcatttcaagaaccAAGCTCTTATACAGCTTTGACTTATAACCCATACCATATTCACTTGTTTTATGTTTGGAAGATGTAATCTTCCAAACATAAAACACTGCTACCTCATAGTAATGCCTTTTTAACAACAATCACTGGAGACAAAAGTCAAATGTCTGGACAGATCAACAGTAATCTGGAATATATATCACATTGATAAAGTAAAATGTTTGCAGggttgactgtaacacacaccAGTTTTAGGAACAAAGCTTTTTTTACTGAATCTGGGAGTAATAAATCTCTCTCAGTAGAACAAGGTTACATTTTTGGTAGAAGCTCGGCTAGCTCTCCGTTAACTGACAGGCTGTAGAAGGGTAATTGTTATAAACTACAACCactaataaaaacacattttcaaaatatttctctttcagatGGTGTCTTCGGAGCTATGATGCAGGTAGACATACAAAATGATGGTCCTGTAACTATCAACATTGATTCACCCATAAAAAAGAATGGCAATAGTACAGAAGATACAGGAGAATAagcatattaaataatttattggaAACATTTGTATTTTAACCTATGCAGTGGAATTCTTAAGTATAATTCAACATGAATAAATCACGTGGCTTTGTCAGCAATCATTTTTTTAGCTTGTGTGAAGGCTGCTAAAACTGCTGACAACTGGATTTTTTCTGATGCTCCATCAGCTACTCTAACTTCTATATCAGAAAGTTTTTCCATCAGGTGAATGCGTACCTCAACTGGAAAATCAACTGAAAATTTTGAAGAGGGTAAGGTAATCATTAACACACAtgaatttcaataaacaaaagcTTTAGATGTTAACATACATAACAGCATTCCATCAAGTATAAGAAAAGTTATGTATACATTACATGGGATGCACAACAATGTAGGCTTAATTTCTTTATTCTAACTTGCTACACAGTTTTGTAGCTAAATAAGTGACAAAAAGGAGTGTTGTCTTATTTCTAATACCTTAGTGGGTAGTATACACATCTTGCACCATTggtataattttttctcatttcaaatgGGCTTTTCAAGTATCCATGAGGGGAAGGACATGAATTCAAAGGAACTTGctctttaaaatgttcttaaGTACAATAAAGTACAAACTAGCtctttaaaaaatgttcataaatacaATGAAGTACAAACTATTAACTTACACAGGCTAAGTTGGTTGGTGAAGCTATTTATGAAGTCAGGAAGGTTCTAGTCTGAATGGCCTtagtacagtataacaaaaaaacGGTGCCAAAGTTAAAGACTAAAAGCATCTCTCCCAAACTACTCAAGGTTTAGAGGCACAGATAAGCAAAAATAATCAAACTATCCCCGCTCTCTGCATGTTTGGTCATTCAAACTAGATAACTGGGGAACCTCTGGTAATTAGTGAGAAAAATATCTTAAGTACATCCTAGTTTTTAAGAGGAGTAGTTCATAAGTATGAAGAATGATTGACAAAGATAAGAAGGAAAGGGAGCACCAACTATAGAACCAGCATGTGTGATATCCCCTTAGGTTAGGAAAAGTAATGTGATGTGATGACACGACAacacatttcataatttgttttggcaaTTGTTTTATGGACAGATGCCTTTCCTGTTTTCAACCCTCCCTGTTGCTatagttatgaattttttttccttcatcaaaatCAAGTAATCACTGAGAAATCACCACGTAACCACTGTTGTCACAGCCTGTATTGCCCATTTAACTATGCATTAAAAACTCGAGTACTGTATTATTGCATTTGTGTAGCCCCTCAAATGTTTTTTCCCTAGCCCAAAGTTTCAATCAGTGCAGGAATAACTGAACATTTTATTGTCTCACGAATCGGATAGTTATtttttctaaagtaaaaaaaaaatatttattcaaaatcacgaatcggatatttattttttctaaagtaaaaaaaaaatatttattcaaaattgatttacttataaattattttacattagataaaattacctacataaaagcttcttcatttacaatgaaaattaagaaactgTTTCAACAATAAAAAATCCCAAAAATTAAGTTCTGGCTGCTGAGCAAAACTGAAGCATTTGGAAAAGgttcataaaaaatctaaatgtGACAGTGGTTTAACCAGTGAAGGAAGTAAGGCATGGAAAACAagcatttaaaatgaataaaacagagtAACCTACACTTCAGTGCTGTTAATACCCTGACACATCAAAGCCATTAATAAACTGGCAAAACCTAACAGATTTCAAATTACTGAATTTCATTACTCATCAGATACATCAgtctggaaatataaaaatattttggccaTGACAGAGTAATCTGTTAAATGCATTAGAAATAGAGAATGCCGAAATGTATGCCACTGATGCTTGCCTAACCTCGCAAGGTGACAACTTTGTTTCCAGGGTAACTGACCCATCATGCTCCTACTCACTTGAACATTTAACTTGTGTTTACTTCATAAATAGCCTGCACTTCATGTCAAAATGTGACCTTTTATGTCGAGCATTACTTACTGAACAGCAACCCGACTGAGCAGGTGTGTTGTTCTTTGGGCGTTTTCACTgctactttcctctctctctctctcttatgaatgaATCTGTTATCAAACTACAGTACTGCCATGTTTTTGTTGAATTATGCTCATTTCCAGATGTATGTCACGCAAATTCATTGGCCCCATACTAACAaacattttgtttctgtttgttaacaattaatttttaacATGCAGTACCGCTGTTCTTAGTTAACCGTGAATAAATGACGAAGTACTGTATACTGCTTTTGCATAGGTAAAGACAATATTTCTCCATATTTAATTTCTATAGTGTCTTTGCAcctcttactttttttatgtcttt
Protein-coding regions in this window:
- the Dtd gene encoding D-aminoacyl-tRNA deacylase 1, with product MRAVIQRVQRASVTVGGELVSSIGRGLCVLIGIHKNDTPADMEYIVRKILNTRLFEDANGKRWQVSVKDAGLEILSVSQFTLYCELKGNKPDYRHAMGGEAAQQFYQEFFTQLQKQYKPEMIKDGVFGAMMQVDIQNDGPVTINIDSPIKKNGNSTEDTGE